The proteins below are encoded in one region of Halorhodospira halochloris:
- a CDS encoding EAL domain-containing protein, producing the protein MEFRLALLQEVACAGFWEYDLCSGQVKADVQLFALYGSSPSTDSDTGNTASSLDALRQHVHPDDLPRVEMHLREFCERPQPWNLTYRIIRNDGLLRHFRSVGRVESDAQGEPHRLICLEQDITDYQETLQALLERQRQLDTIFYRTSKISLIQGGLDGVIQDASLGAEALFGYPREELIGQSVNVLYPDGEQSIPADLIERLHQTGQEVAEEVRHVHRSGTEFPALLNLVPIHDEEHQLVGVIGVCMDLSEQAAERERYRMAQEAARFGIWEWNPEHDEVHWDEATWRMLGYDLTSKQRLRFSDWRAQVHPEDLAEVEPVVLEHIKQGTPFTIEYRYYRADGSWLWVQARGQIVKHTPDGRPQLLIGTHVEIEQLKHTEHELRLREQELQQAAIIFEESREGIVIADSDARIITTNRAFTEITGYPEEQAIGWRPQDLLESGYHDEAFFEALWQAVDELGTWTGEMWGRRRDGKIYSEWTTIRKLHDEQYNQTYYVIIFAETTDIKEYQQQLEHILYVDPLTELPNRTLFWSRLEQALRQKHNNSILAVLLADFRSFGELNYSLGHAAGDHALRLIGKRFGEAVDQTATVARLSGDEFAVLLPQLRNPDEAAIAAERLLATVEEPVPFDGTEIPLSMCLGVGIAAQEPASAATIMEQANAALREAKREGVGCRFYSEELTQRARDHVQLASDMRRALDADQFVIHYQPQVDLVSGRWCGLEALLRWDHPDHGPISPARFIPVAERSGLIGRLGTWVLERACREYQELRAKGHDWGSVAVNITAPELAEPAFTDRVLETLERTSLPPSCLELEITESLWVNTDPKTVETLERLRRHGVSVAVDDFGTGYSALSYLKDLPVDRIKIDRSFIHALEHESRATTITDAILALGQSLGLTVVAEGIETREQEAYLREAGCERGQGFYYARPAPLDALLLCC; encoded by the coding sequence ATGGAGTTTAGGCTTGCGCTGCTCCAAGAAGTGGCTTGCGCAGGGTTCTGGGAGTACGACCTGTGCAGCGGGCAAGTGAAGGCTGATGTGCAATTATTTGCCCTTTACGGCAGTTCACCTTCGACAGATTCTGATACCGGCAATACCGCTTCGTCTCTTGATGCTCTGCGCCAGCATGTCCACCCCGACGACCTACCTAGAGTTGAGATGCATTTGCGGGAGTTTTGCGAGCGCCCTCAACCATGGAATTTGACTTACCGTATAATACGCAATGACGGACTTCTCCGGCATTTTCGCTCGGTGGGACGGGTGGAGAGCGATGCGCAAGGAGAGCCTCACCGATTAATATGCCTTGAACAGGATATCACCGATTATCAGGAGACATTACAGGCGCTGCTCGAGCGCCAACGCCAACTCGATACCATTTTTTACCGAACAAGCAAAATCAGCCTGATCCAGGGCGGCCTAGACGGCGTAATCCAAGATGCCAGCCTGGGGGCAGAGGCACTATTTGGCTACCCGCGCGAAGAACTCATCGGACAGAGCGTAAACGTGCTCTACCCTGATGGGGAACAGAGTATCCCTGCCGACCTCATAGAACGTCTGCACCAAACCGGTCAGGAAGTAGCCGAAGAGGTTAGACACGTACACCGCTCCGGGACTGAGTTCCCGGCCCTGCTAAACCTAGTCCCAATCCATGATGAAGAACACCAATTGGTTGGCGTAATCGGAGTCTGCATGGACCTTAGCGAGCAGGCAGCAGAGCGGGAGCGTTACCGCATGGCCCAAGAGGCAGCCCGATTTGGGATCTGGGAGTGGAATCCCGAGCACGACGAAGTCCACTGGGACGAGGCTACCTGGCGCATGCTCGGTTACGATCTAACCTCGAAACAGCGACTAAGGTTTTCCGACTGGCGAGCACAGGTGCACCCCGAAGATCTGGCTGAGGTCGAGCCTGTAGTCCTGGAGCATATCAAGCAAGGCACCCCCTTCACCATCGAATATCGCTACTATCGCGCTGATGGCAGCTGGCTTTGGGTACAGGCGAGAGGCCAAATCGTCAAGCACACCCCGGATGGCCGACCACAGCTGCTGATAGGCACCCATGTCGAAATTGAGCAGCTTAAACATACTGAACATGAGCTGCGTCTGCGTGAACAAGAACTCCAGCAAGCGGCAATAATTTTCGAGGAGTCGCGAGAAGGGATTGTCATCGCTGACAGTGACGCCCGTATCATCACCACCAACCGCGCCTTTACCGAGATTACCGGCTATCCCGAGGAGCAAGCCATAGGGTGGCGCCCGCAGGACCTACTGGAGTCTGGCTACCACGATGAAGCCTTTTTTGAGGCCCTGTGGCAGGCAGTAGATGAACTCGGCACATGGACCGGCGAGATGTGGGGGCGTCGCCGAGACGGGAAGATTTATTCCGAATGGACAACCATCCGCAAGCTGCACGACGAGCAATACAACCAAACCTACTATGTAATCATCTTCGCCGAAACCACTGACATCAAGGAGTACCAGCAGCAGCTCGAGCACATCCTGTATGTTGACCCACTAACCGAACTACCCAACCGCACGCTCTTTTGGAGCCGCCTGGAACAGGCCCTGCGCCAAAAACACAATAACAGTATATTGGCCGTACTCCTTGCAGATTTCCGCAGTTTTGGGGAACTCAATTACAGCCTGGGGCACGCGGCCGGTGATCACGCCCTCCGGCTCATCGGCAAGCGCTTTGGTGAGGCAGTGGACCAGACGGCTACCGTTGCCAGACTGAGTGGCGATGAGTTCGCAGTTCTGTTACCGCAACTTAGAAACCCAGACGAGGCAGCAATCGCCGCTGAACGGCTTCTAGCCACTGTGGAGGAACCGGTACCGTTTGATGGCACTGAGATTCCGCTCTCCATGTGCCTCGGCGTTGGCATTGCCGCACAGGAACCGGCCAGCGCCGCCACAATCATGGAGCAGGCCAACGCCGCCCTGCGTGAAGCCAAGCGCGAGGGCGTTGGATGCCGCTTCTACAGTGAGGAGCTTACGCAACGTGCCCGCGACCATGTACAACTTGCCTCCGATATGCGCCGCGCACTTGATGCGGACCAATTTGTGATCCACTACCAACCGCAGGTAGACCTCGTCTCTGGCCGCTGGTGTGGCCTTGAAGCCCTCTTACGCTGGGATCACCCGGATCATGGACCTATTTCGCCAGCGCGTTTCATTCCGGTAGCCGAACGCAGCGGTCTCATTGGCCGCCTAGGGACATGGGTCCTTGAGCGAGCCTGCCGAGAATATCAGGAACTGCGCGCAAAGGGACACGACTGGGGCAGCGTGGCGGTCAACATAACTGCGCCTGAACTGGCTGAACCGGCCTTCACTGACCGCGTGCTTGAGACCCTTGAGCGCACCTCGCTACCCCCGAGCTGCCTGGAATTGGAGATTACCGAAAGCCTCTGGGTCAACACAGATCCTAAGACCGTCGAGACCTTAGAGCGATTGCGCCGGCATGGTGTTTCGGTGGCGGTGGATGACTTCGGTACCGGCTACTCGGCACTGAGCTACCTCAAGGACCTTCCCGTCGACAGGATCAAGATCGATCGCTCCTTCATTCACGCCTTGGAACACGAATCCCGCGCCACTACCATCACCGATGCCATACTCGCCTTGGGCCAAAGCCTAGGACTGACCGTAGTCGCCGAGGGGATTGAAACTAGGGAGCAGGAGGCTTACCTGCGCGAGGCGGGGTGCGAAAGAGGACAAGGATTTTACTACGCCCGGCCGGCGCCTTTGGATGCACTGCTCTTATGCTGCTAA
- a CDS encoding YaiI/YqxD family protein, producing the protein MRIWVDADACPVVIREILFRAAERTRVELILVANHAIRVPPSQVIKSIQVGAGFDVADHKIVQSAAPGDLVVTADIPLAAEIIEAGALALNPRGELYTSETVRERLNMRDFMDTMRASGVETGGAAALSQRDRQAFANQLDRILAQRDKDI; encoded by the coding sequence ATGAGAATATGGGTTGATGCCGATGCCTGTCCGGTGGTGATTCGCGAGATCCTCTTCCGGGCTGCCGAAAGGACTCGGGTGGAACTAATCCTAGTGGCTAACCACGCCATCCGCGTTCCGCCATCGCAGGTGATAAAATCCATACAGGTTGGCGCCGGATTCGATGTGGCCGACCACAAGATAGTACAAAGCGCCGCGCCAGGGGATCTGGTCGTGACCGCCGACATACCTCTGGCCGCTGAGATTATAGAGGCTGGCGCCCTAGCGCTGAACCCCCGCGGTGAATTGTATACCTCGGAGACCGTCAGGGAACGGCTTAACATGCGCGATTTCATGGACACCATGCGCGCTAGTGGAGTTGAGACCGGCGGAGCTGCAGCGCTTAGCCAGCGCGACCGGCAAGCATTCGCTAATCAGCTAGATCGCATCCTCGCTCAGCGCGATAAAGACATATAG
- a CDS encoding Na/Pi cotransporter family protein produces the protein MIDLIAGILLVIFGLNFLRRGFARAMGGDLLDWLQGFTRTRVRALAGGVAGGALMPSSTATAMLSVQMTRRGSVSWRNALAVLLGAQLGSTVLVQLVSFDLQDYDSLFFAVGAFLFLFLEARRLRGVGQSLLAFGFILLGMGLLSDAAVTLGSDPAVEALFEALAQLPLLLMIAAMLLTLLVQSATASIAVALALVAGGQISLEMLLLWVLGANIGLCLTVLIAGWADVHGRRLGLAVLMVKVPLAIALALILFTLPALQPQDWIGGMPQQAAWAHTLFNALACLAVLAVPTLERLVSALTPEPESPGRPTIARLDPLLLQNHTLAINAAMRETLRVFDSLHLTGESVMQGLRQGHLSAELAAEIDNRSREIQQVCSELTEFLDAIADDSLSPEDQALKDTLDDFMREVPMIVRTLGHEMHDQVGRLLEYDRSAVEVARPLILEAAARFTKQMNTVARMLLRERPDLGRKILTRKQEISRWLIHTKRYQPGLPYPAWEVLDGFQQLNRRLSGVVYVYCHEEMGAEEDSLMDKDG, from the coding sequence TTGATCGATCTCATAGCCGGAATCTTGCTTGTTATATTTGGCTTAAACTTCCTGCGCAGGGGGTTTGCGCGGGCTATGGGGGGTGACCTGCTCGACTGGTTGCAAGGGTTTACCCGCACTCGCGTCCGAGCACTCGCCGGCGGGGTGGCGGGTGGTGCCCTTATGCCTTCCTCCACTGCCACTGCTATGCTCTCGGTGCAGATGACGCGGCGTGGCAGCGTCTCTTGGCGGAATGCACTAGCGGTGTTGCTCGGCGCTCAACTCGGCAGTACGGTGCTGGTTCAGCTAGTCTCTTTTGACCTCCAAGATTATGACAGCCTGTTCTTTGCTGTGGGAGCGTTTCTTTTTCTCTTCTTGGAGGCGCGGCGGCTCCGTGGGGTTGGCCAGTCCTTGTTGGCCTTCGGTTTTATTCTCCTGGGTATGGGGCTGCTAAGCGATGCAGCCGTTACTCTAGGCTCGGATCCAGCTGTAGAAGCTCTTTTTGAAGCCCTAGCGCAGCTGCCGCTGCTGCTTATGATCGCAGCTATGCTGCTAACCCTGCTGGTTCAGAGTGCAACCGCCTCCATTGCAGTGGCGCTGGCCTTGGTGGCAGGTGGGCAGATTAGTCTGGAGATGCTGTTGCTCTGGGTTTTGGGGGCTAACATCGGCCTGTGTTTGACTGTGTTGATCGCCGGCTGGGCAGATGTGCATGGTCGCCGTCTAGGGTTGGCTGTGCTTATGGTCAAGGTGCCCCTGGCGATAGCTCTAGCTTTGATCTTGTTCACCCTTCCAGCGCTGCAGCCGCAAGACTGGATAGGGGGCATGCCGCAGCAGGCCGCTTGGGCTCACACGCTTTTCAATGCATTGGCCTGCTTGGCAGTTCTGGCTGTGCCGACCCTGGAGCGCCTAGTCAGCGCCCTTACTCCCGAGCCGGAAAGCCCGGGGCGGCCCACTATTGCGCGCCTCGACCCTTTATTACTGCAAAACCATACCCTGGCTATCAATGCCGCTATGCGCGAAACCTTGCGGGTGTTCGATTCCTTACATCTGACTGGGGAGAGCGTTATGCAGGGGCTGCGCCAGGGCCATTTATCTGCTGAATTGGCCGCGGAAATCGATAATCGTTCACGCGAAATCCAGCAGGTATGCAGCGAGCTGACCGAGTTTCTAGACGCCATCGCCGACGACTCGCTGAGTCCAGAAGATCAAGCATTGAAAGATACCCTAGATGATTTTATGCGTGAGGTGCCGATGATTGTGCGCACCCTCGGTCACGAAATGCATGACCAAGTTGGCCGCCTGTTAGAGTACGATCGCAGTGCGGTAGAAGTTGCCCGACCGCTGATTCTCGAAGCCGCAGCACGCTTTACCAAGCAAATGAATACCGTGGCTCGGATGCTCTTGCGCGAGCGCCCCGACTTAGGGCGTAAGATTTTAACTCGTAAGCAGGAGATCAGTCGCTGGCTGATCCATACCAAGCGCTATCAGCCTGGTCTGCCTTATCCAGCTTGGGAGGTATTAGACGGCTTCCAACAGCTTAACCGACGCCTGAGCGGGGTGGTCTATGTCTATTGCCACGAAGAGATGGGGGCTGAAGAAGATAGCCTTATGGATAAAGATGGTTAA